One stretch of Gadus macrocephalus chromosome 12, ASM3116895v1 DNA includes these proteins:
- the mcm3l gene encoding MCM3 minichromosome maintenance deficient 3 (S. cerevisiae), like, with protein sequence MDGSGGLEDLELREAQREYLDFLDDDQDQGVYHEKVRNMVSDNACRLIVNINDLRRRNEKRAKAMLKDSFGELIAFQKALKDLVASIDATFAKQFEDFHVGFEGSFGTNHVSPRTLTARHLGSLVCVEGIVTKCSLVRPKIMRSVHYCPATKKTLERKYTDLTSLDAFPSSAVYPTKDEENNPLETEYGLCAYQDHQTLTIQEMPEKAPAGQLPRSVDVITDADLVDQAKPGDRVQLVGVYRCLPAKQGGFTSGTFRTTLLVNNVKLMSKEIVPTFSADDVHKIKKFCKAHPKDVFEHLGRSLAPSIHGHCYIKKAILCLLLGGNETILENGSRIRGDINILLIGDPSVAKSQLLRYVLYTAPRAIPTTGRGSTGVGLTAAVTTDTETGERILEAGAMVLADRGVVCIDEFDKMSDMDRTAIHEVMEQGRVTIAKAGIQARLNARCSVLAAANPVYGRYDQYKTPMENIGLQDSLLSRFDLLFIVLDNMDPESDLQISEHVLRMHRYRTPGEQEGTAMPLGSNVDIFATEDPNITDTAKQELQIYEKDSILHSHRSKKEKVVTMEFIRKYIHVAKLVKPVLTQEASDYISEEYSKLRSHDQFNSDTARTIPVTARALETMIRLGTAHAKARMSKTIDMEDAEAALELMQFAYFKKILEKEKKRKAPDEDMDLSQSQSQSQSQSQSQTQSQSESHSQDPKRSTRKRALATKDDLNKMAGSEADPYDFAGEENAQPNLRPKPLSQTLRKKEISQDRLKAFKGALLQAFKTKRSQSVAVAELLGLVNKDPTPAQGEGFQEGEVEQLLGRMQDDNQVMVSEGVVFLI encoded by the exons ATGGACGGGAGTGGAGGACTCGAGGACCTCGAGCTCAGAGAGGCGCAGAGGGAGTATCTGGACTTCCTAGATGATGAC CAAGACCAAGGTGTCTATCATGAGAAGGTCAGGAATATGGTGTCTGATAACGCTTGTCGGCTCATCGTGAACATCAATGATTTGCGAAGGAGGAACGAAAAGAGGGCGAAGGC TATGCTGAAGGATTCGTTCGGTGAATTGATTGCGTTCCAGAAGGCCCTGAAAGATCTGGTGGCCTCCATTGACGCCACCTTTGCCAAACAGTTTGAGGACTTCCACGTTGGTTTCGAGGGCAGCTTCGGGACCAACCACGTCAGCCCCAGGACCCTCACTGCCCGCCACCTTGGAAGCCTGGTCTGTGTGGAAGGCATTGTTACCAAGT GTTCTCTTGTGAGGCCAAAGATCATGCGGAGTGTACACTACTGCCCTGCTACCAAGAAGACCCTGGAGCGGAAGTACACAGACCTCACCTCTCTGGACGCCTTCCCCTCCAGCGCTGTATACCCTACCAAG GATGAGGAGAACAACCCTTTGGAGACAGAGTACGGGCTGTGCGCCTACCAGGACCACCAGACCCTGACCATCCAGGAGATGCCCGAGAAGGCCCCCGCCGGCCAGCTGCCCCGGTCGGTGGACGTCATCACGGACGCTGACCTGGTGGACCAGGCCAAACCCGGAGACCGCGTGCAGTTGGTGGGCGTGTACCGCTGCCTGCCTGCTAAACAGGGGGGCTTCACCTCAGGCACCTtcag GACAACGCTTCTGGTCAATAATGTCAAACTCATGAGCAAGGAAATTGTACCGACCTTCTCTGCTGATGATGTGCACAAGATCAAGAAGTTCTGCAAAGCCCACCCAAAA GATGTGTTTGAACACCTGGGCCGCTCGCTCGCCCCCAGTATCCACGGCCACTGCTACATAAAGAAGGCCATCCTTTGCCTGTTGCTGGGAGGGAACGAGACCATCCTGGAGAATGGCTCCCGCATCCGTGGGGATATCAACATACTGCTGATAG GTGACCCCTCGGTGGCCAAGTCCCAGCTGCTGCGCTACGTGCTCTACACGGCTCCCCGGGCCATACCCACCACAGGGAGGGGCTCTACCGGCGTGGGTCTGACGGCGGCCGTTACCACGGATACGGAGACTG GCGAGAGGATCCTGGAGGCCGGAGCCATGGTGTTGGCCGACAGGGGGGTGGTGTGCATCGACGAGTTTGACAAGATGTCCGACATGGACCGAACGGCCATCCACGAGGTGATGGAGCAGGGCCGGGTCACCATCGCCAAGGCCGGCATCCAGGCCCGGCTCAACGCTCGCTGCAGCGTCCTGGCTGCCGCCAACCCCGTGTACGGCAGG TATGACCAGTACAAGACCCCCATGGAGAACATCGGCCTGCAGGACTCCCTGCTGTCTCGCTTCGACCTCCTCTTCATCGTGCTGGACAACATGGACCCGGAGAGCGACCTGCAGATCTCTGAGCACGTGCTGCGCATGCACCGCTACCGGACCCCCGGGGAGCAGGAGGGgacgg CGATGCCTCTCGGAAGCAATGTGGACATCTTTGCCACCGAGGACCCTAACATCACAGACACCGCAAAGCAGGAGCTCCAAATATATGAAAAGGACAGCATCCTACACAGCCACCGTAGCAAGAA GGAGAAGGTGGTTACGATGGAGTTCATCAGAAAGTACATCCATGTGGCCAAGCTAGTGAAGCCTGTGCTCACCCAGGAGGCATCGGACTACATCTCAGAAGAGTACTCCAAGCTCCGCAGCCATGACCAGTTCAACTCAGATACCGCCAGG ACTATCCCAGTAACTGCCCGTGCCCTGGAGACCATGATTCGATTGGGCACAGCGCACGCCAAAGCCCGAATGAGTAAAACCATTGACATGGAAGACGCGGAGGCTGCCCTTGAACTGATGCAGTTTGCCTACTTCAAAAAG ATactggagaaggaaaagaagcgTAAAGCTCCAGATGAAGACATGGACCTGagccagtcccagtcccagtcgcAGTCCCAGTCCCAATCCCAGACGCAATCCCAGTCCGAAAGTCATAGCCAGGATCCCAAGAGAAGCACCAG GAAACGCGCCCTGGCTACAAAAGATGACCTGAACAAGATGGCAGGCTCCGAGGCTGATCCTTATGACTTTGCTGGGGAGGAGAATG CCCAACCCAATCTAAGACCCAAGCCTTTATCGCAGACTCTACGGAAGAAGGAGATAAGTCAGGACAG ACTCAAGGCGTTCAAGGGGGCTCTGCTGCAGGCCTTCAAGACCAAGCGCTCCCAGTCGGTGGCGGTGGCCGAGCTGCTGGGCCTGGTCAACAAGGACCCCACTCCGGCCCAGGGCGAAGGCTTCCAGGAGGGGGAGGTAGAGCAGCTGCTGGGCCGCATGCAGGACGACAACCAGGTCATGGTGTCTGAGGGCGTGGTCTTCCTCATCTGA